One Curtobacterium herbarum genomic window carries:
- a CDS encoding AI-2E family transporter translates to MPFFRSSAAAPPTTPPTESVTGVRAAWSDSLGRLATRCLQLIILIVIAAGIVYAGQVLGVVTIPVLLALIIASAMHPVVSWLRRHGFPSVFATLTVLLGVLVVLGLLGYLIVVAVENQWSSLQKSAVQGFEQLQDFSKSLPFAISDKQVDDAVKTATDFVTSAKFGSGALAGASATANFLTGLVLMIVVLFFFLKDGPRIWEFLLRPFTGASYDRARRVGDRVVSTLGGYVRGTATVAAVDAIGIGVGIAIVGVPLALPLAVIVFITAFIPIVGATAAGILAALVALVALGPVPALIVVGIVVVVNQLEGNFLQPVLMGKTLRLHGLVILVGLTAGTVLAGITGAIISVPLLAAAWGAIKVWDGPDLAAEPWRQKRSEDVEHHERENKRAKRREKAQKARDKRREEQVKERAKRVAQTD, encoded by the coding sequence ATGCCGTTCTTCCGCTCCTCCGCCGCTGCCCCGCCGACGACGCCACCGACCGAGTCGGTGACCGGTGTACGCGCTGCCTGGTCGGACTCGCTCGGCCGCCTGGCGACGCGCTGCCTGCAGCTGATCATCCTCATCGTCATCGCCGCGGGCATCGTCTACGCCGGTCAGGTGCTCGGCGTCGTGACGATCCCGGTGCTCCTGGCACTCATCATCGCGTCGGCCATGCACCCGGTCGTCTCGTGGCTCCGCCGGCACGGTTTCCCGTCGGTGTTCGCGACGCTGACGGTCCTGCTCGGGGTCCTCGTCGTCCTCGGGCTCCTCGGCTACCTCATCGTCGTCGCGGTCGAGAACCAGTGGTCGAGCCTGCAGAAGTCGGCGGTGCAGGGCTTCGAGCAGCTGCAGGACTTCAGCAAGAGCCTGCCGTTCGCGATCTCCGACAAGCAGGTCGACGACGCGGTGAAGACCGCCACCGACTTCGTCACGAGCGCCAAGTTCGGCTCCGGTGCCCTGGCCGGCGCGTCCGCCACCGCGAACTTCCTCACCGGCCTGGTGCTGATGATCGTCGTGCTCTTCTTCTTCCTCAAGGACGGGCCCCGCATCTGGGAGTTCCTGCTCCGTCCCTTCACCGGCGCCTCGTACGACCGCGCCCGTCGTGTCGGTGACCGCGTCGTCTCGACCCTCGGCGGCTACGTCCGCGGCACCGCGACCGTCGCCGCGGTCGACGCGATCGGCATCGGCGTCGGCATCGCCATCGTCGGCGTCCCGCTCGCGCTGCCGCTGGCGGTCATCGTCTTCATCACGGCGTTCATCCCGATCGTCGGCGCCACCGCGGCCGGCATCCTCGCCGCCCTCGTGGCCCTGGTCGCCCTCGGTCCGGTGCCGGCGCTGATCGTCGTCGGCATCGTCGTGGTCGTCAACCAGCTCGAGGGCAACTTCCTGCAGCCGGTCCTGATGGGCAAGACCCTGCGCCTGCACGGCCTGGTCATCCTGGTCGGCCTGACCGCGGGCACCGTCCTCGCCGGCATCACCGGCGCGATCATCTCGGTGCCGCTGCTCGCCGCCGCCTGGGGCGCCATCAAGGTGTGGGACGGCCCGGACCTGGCCGCCGAGCCGTGGCGGCAGAAGCGTTCCGAGGACGTCGAGCACCACGAGCGTGAGAACAAGCGGGCGAAGCGTCGCGAGAAGGCGCAGAAGGCCCGCGACAAGCGTCGCGAGGAGCAGGTCAAGGAGCGCGCCAAGCGCGTCGCGCAGACCGACTGA
- a CDS encoding BLUF domain-containing protein translates to MLVSIVYMSVATHEFSEDELTEMLAGARLNNEALGVSGLLVVKNGRFMQLLEGPAWSVDDRFAAIERDPRHHAVKSLIREDIERRRFDGWSMAYRGLDDSDIASVEGFSPFLSGTLDFPRSFDRTSAAWLLKWFRDRDLGDA, encoded by the coding sequence GTGCTGGTCTCCATCGTCTACATGAGCGTCGCGACGCACGAGTTCAGCGAGGACGAGCTCACCGAGATGCTCGCGGGTGCCCGGCTGAACAACGAGGCGCTCGGCGTCTCCGGGTTGCTCGTCGTGAAGAACGGCCGGTTCATGCAGTTGCTCGAAGGTCCGGCGTGGAGCGTCGACGACCGGTTCGCCGCGATCGAGCGGGACCCGCGGCACCACGCCGTCAAGTCGCTGATCCGTGAGGACATCGAACGCCGCCGGTTCGACGGCTGGTCGATGGCGTACCGCGGGCTCGACGACTCCGACATCGCGTCCGTCGAGGGGTTCAGCCCGTTCCTGTCCGGCACCCTCGACTTCCCGCGGTCCTTCGACCGGACGAGTGCCGCCTGGCTGCTCAAGTGGTTCCGGGACCGCGACCTCGGCGACGCCTGA